The window CCCACATCTGATTCCCAGGCAAGCCCGCTTTCAGATGATCAATTGTCTTCCAAAGGGTCAATTTTGCGGCAGCGGCGTGATCAGGTTGTAACCCAGCCCGATTCATATGGAACAAGTTCGGGGAATTCCGATCCGTACAATTCATCCTCACCTAGCCGAACAGGTGGCGGGGGATACACCGATGTCTTTGGTTCCAGCCGAGATACTCAGTCATCAGGTTCCAGAGTTGATCAATCAGGGACAGGGCAAAGACAGGGTGGCGGGACAAACAATACCCGAGGGGGACTTGGTGTGCGGATTATTCCTCCACCAGGATCAACCCAGCCACAGGAAACGACGGCGGCAGATTCGGTTCTGGATGACCTGAACTCCACCGATCCAGCGACCAAAGGGAAGCGTGATGATCGTTCGTCATCTGGTGGATCTTCACCGAACACTCCTTCATCACCACAAAGTCAAACGGGTGGCGGATACACAGATGTTTTTGGTTCAAATCGTGATACCCAGTCGTCTGGTTCAACGATTGACCAGTCAGGGACATTGCGACGGCGGCAAGGTGGCGGGACAAACAATACTCAGGGCGGGATTGGGGTTCGGATCATTCCTCCGCCAGGATCAACCCAACCTCAGCCGACAACCGCGGCTGATTCAGTTATTGATGATCTGAATACCAGTGATCCGGTAAACTCTGGTTCGGGTGGTGGCTCTCTCTCCCGGCGAAATAAAAATCGAGGGACGGATGATTACCTTGGATCGGCAAACTCACCTGATACCAGTCGAGATTCGACAGGACCAAACCCACCACGCATTGTTCGTCGGGGAGATGATGGCAGCCCAGACCCAACTCGCAAGCCCGTAGACGACACAGATTCTGATGAAGACACCATCAAGCTTGATACCAAGCTGGTCAATTTGAATGTCACGGTTTCAAATCGCTCCGGACGGGCCATTACCGACCTGAAGCAAACTGATTTTGTGGTTTTTGAAGATAGCGTCAAACAGGAAGTATCCCACTTCATACCGGTCGCAACACCGTTTAATCTGGTGTTATTGCTTGATTTAAGTGGCAGTACACGGGAAAAAATTGATAGCGTCAAACGGTCGGCCCTGCGATTTGTCGCCGCAACCAGCCCTCAGGACAAAGTTGCCATTGTGGCTTTTACACGGGGTGTACAGGTGGTGGCCCGGCCAACCAATGACCGTGAACTCTTGAAAAAACGCATTCAGGAAATGCAGCGCACTGATGGCGGAACGGCCTTTTACGAAGCCATGGACTTTGTGATGAAGGACGTGTTGCGCGGTCTACAAGGGGAACGAAATGCCATCGTGGTGATGACCGATGGCGTAGACAATGCGTTGAGCGTGGCGTATCCAGCACCGTCACGGGTTTCATTTAAACAGATGCTCGACAAGGTTTTGGAATTTGGCACGCTGGTGTATCCCGTGTATCTGGATACGGAAAGTGAAAACTACGCCCAGCAGTGGGGGGAATCGGCTGAAGTGTATGCCACGGCCCGCACCCAACTGCAGCAAATTGCCGATGCTTCGGGTGGGGTTTTG of the Acidobacteriota bacterium genome contains:
- a CDS encoding VWA domain-containing protein, giving the protein MTTRLIKGKSKWAILVVFLCLACSWGQVTADSDDVFEQSFEVGANANVKVDNPAGTIAVEVWGEDLIHIVATRKGAGSQRVLQSEVSFWKGTNQITVVCPSKLDAGPINLKIYIPRRAHLRLTTNQGDVEVLGPVTSASIETQTGNVLVESPSSQDAEVIMRSTSGSVTCGVQMTVCDSSTPTLVEGKLGKGGSAIVIRSTSGNINLQPLRPQLAKLIAKGPTSDSQASPLSDDQLSSKGSILRQRRDQVVTQPDSYGTSSGNSDPYNSSSPSRTGGGGYTDVFGSSRDTQSSGSRVDQSGTGQRQGGGTNNTRGGLGVRIIPPPGSTQPQETTAADSVLDDLNSTDPATKGKRDDRSSSGGSSPNTPSSPQSQTGGGYTDVFGSNRDTQSSGSTIDQSGTLRRRQGGGTNNTQGGIGVRIIPPPGSTQPQPTTAADSVIDDLNTSDPVNSGSGGGSLSRRNKNRGTDDYLGSANSPDTSRDSTGPNPPRIVRRGDDGSPDPTRKPVDDTDSDEDTIKLDTKLVNLNVTVSNRSGRAITDLKQTDFVVFEDSVKQEVSHFIPVATPFNLVLLLDLSGSTREKIDSVKRSALRFVAATSPQDKVAIVAFTRGVQVVARPTNDRELLKKRIQEMQRTDGGTAFYEAMDFVMKDVLRGLQGERNAIVVMTDGVDNALSVAYPAPSRVSFKQMLDKVLEFGTLVYPVYLDTESENYAQQWGESAEVYATARTQLQQIADASGGVLYMAPNVEDLGNIYEKIANELRTVYSIGYYPASFTKDGQWHKIQVKINRGEGVIRTRRGYYAK